Part of the Labilibaculum antarcticum genome, AGCGGCTAAATTCATCATTATCGAACCATGTGCTGCGTGTCCTTTAGGTATTTCAGGAAACAACTTGTTGAAAAAAGGACCAATCAAACGGGAAAAAACTTTTACAATTCCCCCATTTTCTCCGATCTTCATAATTCCCAACCACAAGGTTAGTACTCCAGTTAAACCAAGAGAAATATCAAATCCCGTTTTAGCCATATCGAATGTGGCATTCACCATATTTGGGAATACTTCCATATCGCCAAAGAAAATCAACTTGAATAATCCAACAACAAAAGCAACAACGAAAAAGAAAATCCAAAGGTAATTTAAGGCCATATAACTTATTTTAATATTTTTTTAGAGCATAATAATAATATCACTTCTTGTTTTGGTTCTCTTGTATCAATTTTAATCTTTCTTCCGGATAAGATTCATTCGACTTTAAATTTTCAGCTTTCTTATAATAAAATCGGGCAACTGAATAATTTCCCTTATCGTATGCACTATCGGCCTTATGAATTGCACTTTCATACTCAAGCTCAAGCTTTTGATTCTTTCTCGAATTTATTAATTCTTCAATTTCATCCAACTGTGCATCTGGATATTTATCAGAAGTCTCTAATTCTTTCGCTTGCTGATAATAGAATTTCGCAACAGAATAGTTCTTATTGGTTAACGCCTTATCTCCACGTGCAATTAACTTACGATATTCCTCTATTAGTTCAGAATTCTTACCTTCTCTTATCAACTTATCAATTTCCTTGAGTTTATTTTTAGGATATTCTCTGTTAAACAAGTCAAGTGCTCTTTCATACATCACTATAGCGACAGTATAATGCGATGCTTTAAATGACTCATCGCCGCTCGCAATTATTGATGCATATTCACGTTCCTTGGCAATAGACAATTTAGCTTCAAAATTAGTCGGATTATTGGCGAGAACCTCCTCATCAGATAATTTTAATGCCTCCACTCGTTTTGCAATTTCCGCCAACTTTTCTTTAGGATATTCCTCTTTTGGCTTTATAGACAAAGCAGCGTTGAAATGATAACGCGCTACACTAAATTGCTCTTCCCTAAGAAATTTATCTCCGGCTTCCAGTTCTTCGCCATATTTTTGATCAATTTCTTTTTGCTTTCGATCTGCTAATGCTAGTCGTTCCAATAAAACGTCAATTCTTGTTATCTGATTTTTAGGATACGATTCTGCTGGTTTTAAATCCAAAGCTCGTTGATATTTTCCGATTGCAAATGCATACTCTTCCTTGTTGAAAAATTGATCTGCTTCCTCTATCAATGCCTTGTACTGATATTGCGTGGTTGCCTTCTCCTCTTCCAACTTCTCCAATTCACTCAAGATCAATTTAATTTCTTCTATCTGGTTAGGCGGATAAACTTCTTGTGGTTTTACCTTTTGAGCCTTTTCATATTCGTTTATTGCCGACTGCCATCTTTTGCCTTCGTAATACTTATCAGCAAGAGCTCTATAATTACTGTACTCTTTTTCCGTAGCCCGCAATGCCTCAGCTATTCTGGCTTCTTCATCAGCCTCAGCTTTTAACTGATTTACAATTTCATCAATCTTCTGAATCTGAGTTTTGGGATAGCTCTCTTCATTCCTGATTTGTAGAGCTGAAGTATAATTCTTTCTTGCTGACTCATAAGTCTTTGAAGAAAACTGAGAATCTGCTAAAGCAATAAATGCATTGTATTTCTCATTCAATCCTTTTTTCTCCAAGGCTAATTTAGCCTGTTCTTCAGCCAATCGCGTTTGTTCAGAAAAAATATCATCAATTTTCTGAATTTGAGATTTTGGATAAGATTCTTTAGCCTTTAATTCCAAGGCATCGGTATAACTTGTTCGAGACGACTGATAATCTCCCGTTGAAAACTGAGAATCAGCTAATGAAATAATGGAAGCATATTTATCCTCCAAAGCTTTTTGTTGAGCAGCTAATCGAGTTGCTTCATTAGCTTCAGCTTGCTGATTAGCCAGTAATTTATCAATCTTTTGAATTTGAGATTTTGGATATGCTTCACTAGCCTTCAGACTCAATGCTTCTGTATAATTACTTTTAGATGATTCATACTCTTCTAATGTGAATTGAGAATCAGCCAACTTAATTGCGGCTTTATATTTTTCATCCAAAGCTTTTCTCGCTGCTGCCAAACGTGCAGCATTATCTGCATCAGCTTGCTGATTAGCCATTATTCCATCAATCTTTTGAATTTGAGATTTTGGATATGCTTCAGTAGCCTTTAGAGTTAATGCTTCCGTATAATTACTTTTAGACGATTCATACTCTTCCGTGGAGAATTGAGAATCAGCCAACTTAACTATAGCGTTATATTTTTCATCCAAGGCTTTTTTCTCGGCAACCAAACGTGCAGCATTATCTGCATCAGCTTGCTGATTAGCCAAGATCTCATCAATCTTTTGAATTTGAGATTTCGGATATGCTTCCTCAGCTTTTAGACTTAAAGCATCTGAATAACTGGTTTTAGATGACTGATAATCACCAGATGAGAATTGTGAATCGGCTAATTTAACAATCGAAGCATATTTGTCATTTAATGCTTTCTTCAGAGAAGCCAATCGTGTTGCTTCATCAGCCTCTGCTTGCTGTCTAGACAAGATCTCATCAATCTTCTGAATTTGAGATTTTGGATATACTCCCTCAGCTTTTAGACTTAAAGCATCTGAATAACTGGTTTTCGATGATGGATAATCTCCTGATGAGAATTGTGAATCGGCTAATTTAATAATTGAAGCATATTTCTCATTTAATGCTTTCTTCAGAGAAGCCAATCGAGTTGCTTCATCAGCATCTGCTTGCTGACTAGACAAGATCTCATCAATCTTTTGAATTTGAGATTTTGGATATGCTTCCGCTGCCTTTAGATTCAAGGCGTCTGAATAACTGGTTTTAGATGACTGATAATCGCCAGATGAAAATTGTGAATCTGCCAAAGTAATAATAGCAGCAAACTTTTCATTCAAAGCCTTTTTCTCGGCAGCCAAACGAGCCTCATTATCTGCTTCTGCTTGCTGACTAGCTAAAATCTCATCAATCTTTTGAATTTGTGCCTTTGGGTAAACCTCCTCAGTTTTCAGACTTAAAGCATCAGAATAACTGGTTTTCGATGATGGATAATCTCCTGATGAAAATTGTGAATCGGCTAATTTAACAATCGATGCGTATTTTTCATCCAATGCTTTTTTCTGAGAAGCCAATCGCGTTGCTTCATCAGCCTCTTCTTGCTGGGTAGACAAGATCTCATCAATCTTTTGAATTTGAGTTTTCGGATATCCTTCTGATGCCTTTAGATTCAAAGCATCCGAATAACTGGCTTTAGATGACTGATAATCGCCAGATGAGAATTGTGAATCTGCCAGTGTGATTATTGATGCATATTTCTCATTCAAAGCTTTCTTTTGTGAGGCTAATTTTAATTGCTCAGCTACTAATTTATCAATTTCCTGAATTCGATTCGTAGGATATGCTTCATTTGGTTTTACAACTAAAGCATCTGTATAACTAGTTTTAGAAAGCTCATAATCTTTGGACGTAAATTGATTATCAGCCTGACTGATTAAAATTTTATATTTTTCATCCAATGCTTTTTTTTCTGCTTCCAAACGAGCTTTTT contains:
- a CDS encoding tetratricopeptide repeat protein; the protein is MSNSSSFQLVRVFSIFLFFLFFIPDFAIGQNKYSVFGKVKIENGDIENTRITILKNAEKMESGFVDNSGKFEYNLDFGNEYIFEFSKDGFVTKRVSVSTFVPLDVLSRDNQFPPFKFMVSLFPAYEGLDLSVFNQPMGMIMYNKELDDFDYDRDYDAQIRDAIKKAEEEARRRAAELEAQRLAKERDYKAAVQRGDINFNARKYDLSKVGYNEALTIMPKEEYPKTQLQKIDDLIGQELANTEEKARLEAEKKALDEKYKILISQADNQFTSKDYELSKTSYTDALVVKPNEAYPTNRIQEIDKLVAEQLKLASQKKALNEKYASIITLADSQFSSGDYQSSKASYSDALNLKASEGYPKTQIQKIDEILSTQQEEADEATRLASQKKALDEKYASIVKLADSQFSSGDYPSSKTSYSDALSLKTEEVYPKAQIQKIDEILASQQAEADNEARLAAEKKALNEKFAAIITLADSQFSSGDYQSSKTSYSDALNLKAAEAYPKSQIQKIDEILSSQQADADEATRLASLKKALNEKYASIIKLADSQFSSGDYPSSKTSYSDALSLKAEGVYPKSQIQKIDEILSRQQAEADEATRLASLKKALNDKYASIVKLADSQFSSGDYQSSKTSYSDALSLKAEEAYPKSQIQKIDEILANQQADADNAARLVAEKKALDEKYNAIVKLADSQFSTEEYESSKSNYTEALTLKATEAYPKSQIQKIDGIMANQQADADNAARLAAARKALDEKYKAAIKLADSQFTLEEYESSKSNYTEALSLKASEAYPKSQIQKIDKLLANQQAEANEATRLAAQQKALEDKYASIISLADSQFSTGDYQSSRTSYTDALELKAKESYPKSQIQKIDDIFSEQTRLAEEQAKLALEKKGLNEKYNAFIALADSQFSSKTYESARKNYTSALQIRNEESYPKTQIQKIDEIVNQLKAEADEEARIAEALRATEKEYSNYRALADKYYEGKRWQSAINEYEKAQKVKPQEVYPPNQIEEIKLILSELEKLEEEKATTQYQYKALIEEADQFFNKEEYAFAIGKYQRALDLKPAESYPKNQITRIDVLLERLALADRKQKEIDQKYGEELEAGDKFLREEQFSVARYHFNAALSIKPKEEYPKEKLAEIAKRVEALKLSDEEVLANNPTNFEAKLSIAKEREYASIIASGDESFKASHYTVAIVMYERALDLFNREYPKNKLKEIDKLIREGKNSELIEEYRKLIARGDKALTNKNYSVAKFYYQQAKELETSDKYPDAQLDEIEELINSRKNQKLELEYESAIHKADSAYDKGNYSVARFYYKKAENLKSNESYPEERLKLIQENQNKK